A part of Brevinematia bacterium genomic DNA contains:
- the purS gene encoding phosphoribosylformylglycinamidine synthase subunit PurS, whose protein sequence is MKYKVTVLLKDNVFDPQGSAILKVLHNLGYRGISDVRVGKVFYLETDDSEDTVRKVSNEVLSNPVIERFEIEKVEE, encoded by the coding sequence ATGAAATACAAAGTTACTGTTTTGCTGAAAGACAATGTTTTTGATCCGCAGGGGAGTGCCATACTCAAGGTTCTACATAACCTTGGGTATAGGGGTATAAGTGATGTTAGAGTAGGTAAGGTTTTTTACTTGGAAACAGATGATAGTGAAGATACTGTAAGAAAAGTGTCTAACGAGGTTTTATCAAATCCTGTCATTGAGAGATTTGAGATAGAGAAGGTGGAGGAATAG